One window of Salegentibacter sp. Hel_I_6 genomic DNA carries:
- the rimK gene encoding 30S ribosomal protein S6--L-glutamate ligase translates to MKIKILSRNSHLYSTKRLVEAATKRKHEVEVIDPLKCDIVIEKRKPNIYYRGGYIEGVDAVIPRIGASVTFYGTAVVRQFEMMGAFTTTESESLVRSRDKLRSLQVLSRAKIGLPKTVFTNYSRDVSGVIKQVGGTPLVIKLLEGTQGVGVVLAETNNAAESVIEAFNGLQARVIVQEFIEEAKGGDIRAFVVDGHVVGAMKRQGKEGEFRSNLHRGGSAEVVELTDEEEIAAVKATKAMGLGVAGVDMLQSARGPLILEVNSSPGLEGIEKATGKDIAKSIIRYIERNV, encoded by the coding sequence ATGAAAATAAAAATCCTTTCGCGTAATAGCCATTTGTATTCTACAAAACGCCTTGTAGAAGCTGCTACCAAACGCAAACATGAAGTTGAAGTTATAGACCCACTAAAGTGTGATATCGTTATAGAAAAACGTAAACCAAATATTTATTATAGAGGAGGGTATATAGAAGGTGTAGATGCAGTAATTCCTAGAATTGGAGCTTCAGTAACATTTTATGGAACTGCGGTGGTAAGACAGTTTGAGATGATGGGCGCGTTCACCACTACAGAATCTGAATCTTTAGTAAGAAGCCGTGATAAATTAAGAAGTTTACAGGTGCTTTCCCGGGCTAAAATTGGACTGCCAAAAACGGTTTTCACCAATTACTCCAGAGATGTATCTGGAGTTATTAAACAGGTTGGCGGAACACCTTTGGTAATAAAGTTATTAGAAGGAACCCAGGGAGTAGGAGTAGTTCTTGCGGAAACAAATAACGCAGCAGAATCTGTAATTGAAGCCTTTAATGGTTTACAGGCTCGTGTAATTGTTCAGGAGTTTATTGAGGAAGCCAAAGGTGGAGACATTAGGGCTTTTGTAGTAGATGGGCACGTAGTTGGTGCTATGAAAAGACAGGGAAAAGAAGGTGAGTTTAGATCTAACCTTCATCGTGGCGGCAGCGCAGAAGTTGTTGAACTTACAGATGAAGAAGAAATTGCGGCAGTAAAAGCCACTAAAGCAATGGGACTTGGTGTTGCCGGGGTAGATATGCTACAGAGCGCCCGCGGGCCATTAATTCTTGAAGTAAATTCATCTCCAGGATTAGAAGGAATAGAAAAAGCGACAGGAAAAGATATCGCAAAATCTATAATTAGATATATAGAACGGAACGTATAG
- a CDS encoding RimK/LysX family protein — protein sequence MEKKVIGRFDKADFPALHLNDIAIKIDTGAYTSSIHCENIVEKDGVLECTFLDEEHPLYNGKKFTFTDYDIVFVRSSNGIIQKRYQVISTIKIFNKVYKISLSLSSRQEMRFPVLIGRKFLTKKFIVDTELTDVSYNLKQK from the coding sequence ATGGAGAAAAAAGTTATTGGGCGTTTTGATAAAGCAGATTTCCCTGCTTTACATTTAAATGATATCGCTATTAAGATTGACACCGGCGCTTACACTTCCTCTATTCACTGCGAAAATATAGTTGAAAAAGATGGAGTTTTAGAATGTACTTTTCTTGATGAAGAGCATCCTTTATACAACGGAAAAAAATTTACTTTTACAGATTATGATATCGTTTTTGTAAGAAGTAGTAACGGAATTATTCAAAAAAGATATCAGGTAATATCTACCATCAAAATTTTTAATAAGGTCTATAAAATTTCCCTTTCTTTGTCCTCCCGACAGGAAATGAGGTTTCCGGTACTAATTGGCCGTAAATTCCTTACCAAAAAATTTATCGTGGACACCGAATTAACTGACGTTTCTTACAATCTTAAGCAAAAATGA
- the uvrC gene encoding excinuclease ABC subunit UvrC translates to METPALEVQLKTLPNSPGVYQYYDKNGKILYVGKAKNLKKRVTSYFTKRHDSHRIGVMVKKIKEIKHIVVESETDALLLENNLIKKHQPRFNVMLKDDKTYPWICIKNERFPRVFPTRKLIKDGSEYYGPFTSFKTVNTLLDLIKGLYKLRTCNYDLSEEKIRNGKYKVCLEYHLGNCKGPCEAKQPEAEYNSNIEAIRQIVKGNFKDSLQQFREQMKLHAENMEFEDAQRIKNKIDVLENYQSKSTVVNPKITNVDVFSIVSDEGYGYVNFLQLSHGAIIRSHTIEMKKKLDETDEELLELAITEIRQRFSSNSKEIYVPFKVDAGEDVRVTIPKLGDKKKIVELSQRNAKYYRQERFKQMKIVDPDRHVKRIMAQMKEDLRLSVEPRHIECFDNSNIQGTNPVAACVVFKNGKPSKKDYRKFNIKTVEGPDDFASMEEVVFRRYKRLLNEGEDLPQLIIVDGGKGQLSSGVKALEDLGLRGKIAIIGIAKRLEEIFYPGDTIPLYLDKKSESLKIIQQLRNEAHRFGITFHRNKRSKSALNTELEEITGIGEKTVVELLKQFRSVKRIKEASEKELAEVIGVSKAGIIYNHYKAKNTPE, encoded by the coding sequence ATGGAAACGCCTGCTTTAGAAGTACAATTAAAAACCCTGCCCAATAGTCCCGGAGTCTACCAGTATTATGATAAGAACGGCAAGATCCTCTATGTAGGCAAAGCTAAAAATCTTAAGAAAAGAGTAACCTCCTATTTTACCAAACGCCACGATAGCCACCGTATTGGCGTAATGGTAAAAAAAATCAAGGAGATAAAGCACATCGTCGTAGAGTCAGAAACCGATGCTTTGCTTCTCGAAAATAATCTTATTAAAAAGCATCAACCGCGTTTTAACGTGATGCTAAAAGATGATAAAACCTATCCGTGGATTTGTATTAAAAATGAACGTTTTCCCAGGGTTTTTCCTACTCGAAAATTAATAAAAGACGGTAGCGAATATTATGGCCCTTTTACCAGTTTTAAAACAGTAAATACGTTACTCGATTTAATTAAAGGACTTTATAAGCTTAGAACCTGTAATTATGATCTTTCTGAAGAAAAAATAAGAAACGGGAAATATAAAGTATGCCTGGAATATCATTTAGGAAATTGTAAAGGGCCTTGCGAAGCAAAACAGCCTGAAGCAGAATACAACAGTAATATTGAAGCAATAAGGCAAATTGTAAAAGGAAATTTTAAAGATTCGCTGCAGCAATTTAGGGAACAAATGAAACTGCATGCTGAAAATATGGAGTTTGAAGATGCGCAACGGATTAAAAATAAAATAGATGTACTGGAGAACTACCAGTCTAAATCTACGGTAGTTAACCCTAAAATTACCAACGTAGATGTGTTTTCAATAGTTTCAGATGAAGGTTATGGTTATGTGAATTTTCTTCAGCTTTCTCACGGCGCAATTATCAGGTCGCATACCATAGAAATGAAGAAAAAGCTGGATGAAACCGATGAAGAATTATTAGAATTAGCAATTACCGAAATTCGGCAACGCTTTAGTTCAAATTCCAAAGAAATTTATGTGCCTTTTAAAGTTGATGCTGGTGAAGATGTAAGAGTTACTATCCCAAAGCTGGGAGATAAAAAGAAGATTGTAGAATTATCGCAACGCAACGCCAAATATTACCGCCAGGAGCGTTTTAAGCAAATGAAAATTGTAGATCCAGACCGGCACGTAAAACGAATAATGGCACAAATGAAAGAGGATCTCCGTCTTAGTGTTGAGCCTCGCCATATAGAATGTTTTGATAATTCAAATATCCAGGGCACAAACCCGGTGGCTGCCTGTGTGGTTTTTAAAAATGGAAAACCAAGTAAGAAGGATTATCGTAAATTTAATATCAAAACCGTTGAAGGGCCAGATGATTTTGCATCTATGGAAGAGGTGGTTTTTAGACGTTACAAACGCTTGCTTAATGAGGGTGAAGATTTGCCTCAACTCATCATTGTAGATGGAGGGAAAGGTCAGCTTTCTTCTGGAGTAAAAGCTTTGGAAGATCTAGGATTGCGGGGAAAAATTGCCATTATAGGCATCGCAAAACGTTTGGAGGAAATTTTTTATCCGGGTGATACCATTCCGCTTTATTTAGATAAGAAGTCTGAATCTTTAAAGATCATTCAGCAATTACGGAATGAGGCGCATAGGTTCGGGATTACTTTTCATCGTAACAAAAGAAGTAAAAGCGCGTTAAATACAGAGCTGGAAGAAATTACCGGAATTGGTGAAAAAACCGTGGTAGAATTATTAAAACAGTTTAGATCTGTAAAACGTATAAAAGAAGCTTCAGAAAAAGAGCTGGCTGAAGTTATAGGGGTTTCTAAAGCGGGAATAATTTACAATCATTATAAGGCAAAGAATACACCAGAATAA
- a CDS encoding patatin-like phospholipase family protein has protein sequence MKKLLLLLLLFAAFPGISQEQEDLKVGLVLSGGGAKGLAHIGALKVIEEAGIRIDYIGGSSMGAIIGGLYASGYTAHQLDSIFHETNFNILIQDNIPRSAKSFYEKEDSEKYAISIPFDNFKIGLPSGLSRGQNIYNLMSQLTLHLGNLDDFNELPIPFFCVAADVESGEEVILDEGSLAQAVSASGAIPSIFSPVIVNGRLLTDGGVANNYPVEELRKRGAEVIIGVDVQDSLVNREDLRSVFDILTQISNFRTISDMKEKVPKTDIYIKPDISPFSVLSFEKGEAIIDSGRVATLQRKVELEKIAERQGEKREKVVIPKVDTIQISTLTLEGNSTYPRTYIMGKLRLNYFTKFTLKDLSEGINNLSATGNFNRVNYRLIPNNDDGLYTLALKMEESKNKSSLRLGLHYDELYQIGALINYTRKSLLLSNDVASLDLIVGDQFRYNFDYYIDKGFYWSIGVKSRFNKFDHPVSFDFARENAELEDVGVNRIDIDYRDLTNQFYAETLFKQVFSFGLGLEHKFLRIASETLNDPDPEFGNNSLFENSHYYSTFGYLKYDSYDNKYFPSRGVYFDGDFHLYLFSSDFNNDFAEFSIAKGTLGYAFSPFNKFSTRIVTEAGFKIGNDGVNTLDFFLGGYGNNLINNFVPFYGYDFISLSGDSYIKGLLEFDYEIFRKNHIILSANIANVGNKLYSSGNWFTMPDFTGYALGYGVDTFMGPLEAKYTYSPELKASQWFFSLGFWF, from the coding sequence ATGAAAAAACTACTGCTTTTACTTCTTCTATTTGCAGCCTTTCCGGGGATTTCCCAGGAGCAGGAAGACTTAAAAGTGGGTTTGGTTTTAAGTGGGGGTGGAGCAAAAGGTCTTGCTCACATTGGCGCGCTAAAAGTTATTGAAGAAGCGGGGATTAGAATAGATTATATTGGCGGGAGTAGTATGGGCGCTATCATTGGCGGTCTATATGCTTCAGGTTATACGGCTCACCAGTTGGATTCCATTTTTCACGAGACTAATTTTAATATTTTAATTCAGGATAATATTCCGCGTAGCGCAAAATCTTTTTACGAAAAAGAAGATTCTGAAAAATACGCCATTAGTATTCCCTTTGATAATTTCAAAATTGGTTTACCCTCAGGCCTTTCCAGGGGGCAAAATATTTATAATTTAATGTCACAGCTTACCTTGCATCTTGGTAATTTGGATGATTTTAATGAATTACCTATTCCGTTTTTTTGTGTGGCTGCCGATGTGGAATCCGGGGAAGAAGTTATTTTAGATGAAGGTTCACTGGCGCAGGCGGTTTCTGCCAGTGGCGCGATTCCCTCTATTTTTAGTCCGGTTATTGTAAACGGTAGATTATTGACAGACGGTGGTGTGGCAAATAATTATCCTGTAGAAGAACTTCGAAAAAGAGGGGCTGAAGTAATTATTGGAGTAGATGTTCAGGATAGTTTGGTGAACCGGGAAGATTTACGCAGTGTTTTTGATATTCTTACTCAAATAAGCAATTTCCGTACAATTAGCGATATGAAGGAGAAAGTGCCTAAAACCGATATTTATATCAAACCCGATATTAGTCCGTTTTCGGTGTTATCTTTTGAAAAAGGCGAAGCAATTATAGATTCGGGAAGGGTAGCTACTTTACAAAGAAAAGTAGAGCTTGAAAAAATTGCGGAAAGACAGGGGGAGAAGCGAGAAAAGGTAGTGATTCCTAAAGTAGATACAATTCAAATAAGCACCCTAACCCTGGAGGGCAATAGTACTTATCCTCGTACCTATATTATGGGGAAATTAAGATTGAATTATTTCACTAAATTCACTCTTAAGGATTTAAGTGAAGGTATTAATAATCTTTCAGCCACTGGAAATTTCAATAGGGTAAATTATAGATTAATTCCAAATAATGACGATGGTCTTTATACCCTTGCCTTAAAAATGGAAGAAAGTAAAAATAAGAGTTCATTAAGGCTTGGGCTTCACTACGACGAACTATACCAAATTGGTGCCCTAATTAATTATACCCGAAAAAGTTTACTTCTTTCTAATGATGTTGCGTCTTTAGATTTGATTGTTGGAGATCAATTTCGGTATAATTTTGATTATTATATAGATAAAGGTTTTTATTGGAGTATTGGGGTGAAATCTAGATTTAATAAGTTTGATCATCCGGTTTCCTTTGATTTTGCCCGGGAGAATGCAGAACTTGAAGATGTTGGGGTTAATCGAATTGATATTGATTATCGCGATCTAACCAATCAGTTTTATGCAGAAACTTTATTTAAGCAGGTATTTTCCTTTGGTCTTGGACTGGAACATAAATTTTTGCGAATAGCTTCAGAAACTTTAAACGATCCAGATCCTGAATTTGGAAACAATTCTCTTTTTGAAAATAGCCATTACTACAGTACGTTTGGCTATCTCAAATACGATTCTTACGATAATAAATACTTCCCTTCACGCGGTGTTTATTTTGATGGTGATTTTCATCTCTATTTGTTTTCTTCAGATTTTAATAATGATTTTGCTGAATTTTCTATTGCGAAAGGAACCTTGGGCTACGCTTTTTCTCCTTTCAATAAATTTTCAACTAGAATTGTGACTGAAGCTGGTTTTAAAATTGGAAACGACGGTGTGAATACCCTTGATTTTTTCCTTGGTGGATATGGAAATAATCTCATCAATAATTTTGTGCCTTTTTACGGATATGATTTTATAAGTCTTTCGGGGGATAGTTATATAAAAGGGCTTCTAGAGTTTGACTATGAAATTTTTAGAAAGAATCATATTATATTAAGTGCTAACATAGCCAATGTTGGCAATAAATTATATTCTTCGGGAAATTGGTTCACGATGCCAGATTTTACCGGTTATGCCCTGGGGTATGGAGTAGATACATTTATGGGCCCTTTGGAAGCAAAATATACTTATTCGCCTGAACTTAAGGCGAGTCAGTGGTTTTTTAGCCTTGGTTTTTGGTTTTAA
- a CDS encoding homogentisate 1,2-dioxygenase has protein sequence MPFYHKLGKIPHKRHTVFKKPDGSLYYEQLFGTIGFDGMSSNLYHENRPTQVKEVKGSYSVKPKIAAENNIKSYRFKGFQIKPNPDYLESRKVVLTNSDVDITLASPQGSTDDYFYKNSDSDELLFIHKGSGKLRTHLGNLDFKYGDYLLIPRGTIYKIDFDDENNRLFIVDSRRPIYTPKRYRNWFGQLLEHSPFCERDLRQPHELETNDEKGDFLIKIKKQGEIFDMVYATHPFDVVGYDGYNYPYAFSIHDFEPITGRIHQPPPVHQTFETDAFVVCSFCPRKYDYHPESIPAPYSHSNIDSDEVLYYVDGDFMSRNDIEAGHISLHPAGIPHGPHPGAVERSIGQVETEELAVMVDTFKPLMLTEDAMEIADETYHKSWLDENH, from the coding sequence ATGCCTTTTTATCATAAACTCGGTAAGATTCCCCACAAGCGTCACACGGTTTTTAAAAAGCCAGATGGCAGCCTTTATTACGAACAACTTTTTGGTACTATTGGTTTTGATGGGATGTCTTCTAATCTTTACCACGAAAACCGCCCAACCCAGGTGAAAGAAGTGAAAGGAAGCTATAGCGTAAAGCCCAAAATTGCTGCTGAAAACAATATAAAATCCTATCGTTTTAAAGGGTTTCAGATAAAACCCAATCCCGATTACCTGGAAAGTAGAAAAGTGGTTTTAACTAACAGTGACGTAGATATCACCCTGGCTTCTCCTCAAGGTTCTACAGATGATTATTTCTATAAAAATTCAGATTCAGATGAACTGCTTTTTATTCATAAGGGCAGCGGTAAATTAAGAACACATCTTGGAAATCTCGATTTTAAGTACGGCGATTATTTATTGATCCCAAGAGGAACTATCTATAAAATTGATTTTGATGATGAAAACAATCGCCTGTTTATTGTAGATTCAAGAAGACCAATTTATACACCGAAACGCTATAGAAACTGGTTTGGTCAATTATTAGAGCATTCTCCGTTTTGTGAGCGCGATCTAAGGCAGCCACACGAATTAGAAACCAATGATGAAAAAGGCGATTTTCTTATAAAAATAAAAAAGCAGGGCGAGATATTTGATATGGTTTATGCTACACATCCCTTTGATGTTGTGGGTTACGATGGGTATAATTATCCTTATGCATTTTCTATTCATGATTTTGAACCTATAACCGGTAGAATTCACCAACCGCCACCGGTGCACCAAACTTTTGAGACCGATGCTTTTGTGGTATGCAGTTTTTGCCCGCGTAAATATGATTATCACCCTGAAAGTATCCCGGCGCCATACAGCCATAGTAATATAGATAGCGATGAAGTGTTATATTATGTAGATGGTGATTTTATGAGTAGGAACGATATTGAAGCCGGACATATTTCGCTGCACCCGGCGGGAATTCCTCACGGACCGCATCCGGGAGCTGTAGAACGCAGTATTGGCCAGGTTGAAACCGAGGAATTGGCGGTAATGGTAGATACCTTTAAACCATTAATGCTAACCGAAGATGCCATGGAAATTGCCGATGAAACCTACCATAAATCCTGGTTAGATGAAAACCATTAA
- the hppD gene encoding 4-hydroxyphenylpyruvate dioxygenase — translation MSTDNTSLKLEKVMQDAEDFLPILGTDFVELYVGNAKQAAYYYQHAWGFQPVAYSGLETGRKDSVSYVLQQGKIRIVLTSPLQPEGDINAHINKHGDGVKMVALWVDDARKSYEETTKRGAKSYVEPYEMEDEHGKAVISGIHTYGETIHLFVERKDYEGPFLPGYKTYATKVQAKDTGLKFIDHMVGNVGWNEMNKWVEFYGKVMGFAQMVSFDDKDISTDYTALMSKVMSNGNGRIKFPINEPAEGKKKSQIEEYIDFYNGAGVQHIALATDNIIETVTQLRDRGVEFLYVPETYYDTLLDRVGKIDEDLAPLKELGVLVDRDDEGYLLQIFTKPVLDRPTMFFEIIQRKGAQSFGKGNFKALFEAIEREQDLRGTLQ, via the coding sequence ATGAGTACTGATAATACATCACTAAAATTAGAGAAGGTAATGCAGGATGCCGAAGATTTTCTTCCTATCCTGGGTACCGATTTTGTTGAACTATACGTAGGAAATGCCAAGCAGGCAGCATATTACTACCAGCACGCCTGGGGTTTTCAGCCGGTAGCTTATTCAGGCCTGGAAACAGGAAGAAAAGACAGTGTTTCGTATGTTTTGCAACAAGGCAAGATTAGAATTGTACTTACATCTCCACTTCAGCCGGAAGGCGATATAAATGCACATATCAATAAACACGGTGATGGTGTGAAAATGGTAGCGCTTTGGGTAGACGATGCCAGGAAGAGCTATGAAGAAACCACCAAAAGAGGTGCTAAATCTTATGTAGAACCATACGAAATGGAAGATGAGCATGGTAAAGCCGTAATTTCTGGAATTCATACTTATGGAGAAACCATTCACCTTTTTGTTGAGCGAAAAGATTACGAAGGGCCATTTCTGCCCGGCTATAAAACCTACGCTACAAAAGTGCAGGCTAAAGATACCGGTCTTAAGTTCATAGACCATATGGTTGGAAATGTAGGTTGGAACGAAATGAACAAATGGGTAGAATTCTATGGCAAAGTAATGGGCTTCGCGCAAATGGTTTCTTTTGATGATAAAGATATTTCTACAGATTATACGGCCTTGATGAGTAAGGTGATGAGTAATGGAAACGGAAGAATTAAATTTCCCATTAATGAACCTGCTGAAGGAAAGAAGAAATCACAGATTGAAGAATATATAGATTTTTATAACGGCGCCGGTGTGCAGCATATCGCCCTCGCTACCGATAATATTATTGAAACAGTAACTCAATTGAGAGATAGAGGGGTGGAATTTTTATATGTTCCGGAAACTTATTATGATACATTATTAGATAGGGTTGGAAAAATAGATGAAGATCTTGCACCTTTAAAAGAGCTTGGTGTTTTGGTAGATCGTGATGATGAGGGGTACTTATTGCAGATTTTTACCAAGCCGGTTTTAGATCGTCCAACGATGTTTTTTGAGATTATTCAGCGAAAAGGAGCTCAATCTTTTGGAAAAGGTAATTTTAAAGCACTTTTTGAAGCGATTGAAAGAGAGCAAGATCTACGAGGAACATTGCAATAA